The Perognathus longimembris pacificus isolate PPM17 chromosome 3, ASM2315922v1, whole genome shotgun sequence nucleotide sequence cacacacacacacacacaacacaaacgCGCGCGCGCTTTGCAACTGCGGAACTGGTAAGTGAGACAGCTCGCAATTTAACCTCTCCATCCCCCGCGGCCGGGGTTAGAGGAAGATACAGCCCCAACCTTCGGAGAGTGACATGTAGCTGGACCAATCGGTGCAGAAGCTTCGGCCACAGGGCCCAATCCGAAGAAAGCTAGGTAGTATTGTGTCCGCGCAGGCCCCGCCTTCCTCCCCGGCAGGCGGCGATGTTTTGGGGACTCGGGCGGCTGCGTCACCGCAgagctgggcctggccactgaccCGCAGACTGCGCCATCGAGACCCGGGACCTCCGGAGCGGGCCGAGACCAAGTCCCAGGGCGCGGAGGAGCCAAGGGCGGCGCAGTGAACGTCGCAGGTGTCACTCGGGACGCTGGGAGTGCGGATGCCTGGGTTTGCTTTAAAATAGGGCTAGAATGTCCCCAGCAGGTCGAGGTCATCCGGACTCACCCCGCCCTCCCCTGCGCTGGCTGCGTACCCCTCCCCACCGCGGCACCCCCAGCCTGCATTCCTAGCCCGTGCCCCCAGCCCGGCACCCCCAGCCCGCATTCCTAGCCCGTGCCCCCAGCCCGGCACCCCCAGCCCGCACCCCGGTACCACAGCCCGGCACCCAGCCCGCGCCCCAGCCCGCACCCCAGCCCGCACCCCCAGCCCGCACCCGGGCACCCCAGCCTGCGGCCGCAGCCCACACCCCAGCCGCGCGCCCGGCTGCTAACCCGCCCTGGTCCCGGAGTCCTCCACCCCAGTGGGCGCCGCGCCCGCTCCGCTCAGGGCATCCGAGGAAAACGGCTCCTCAAAAGGGTCCGACCTGCAGCGTAGCCTGACAGGAAGACCATAGTCACGGGGTGAGGTTTTTAAACTGGTAGTAATCTTATTCCCATTGCGGAACtgctttacttacttttttttttttttttttttttttgtcggtcctagggcttgaactcagtgcctgggcgctgcccactcttttgtttttttcccccctcgaGGTTAGCGCTCTGTCACTGgaatcacagccccacttcaggctttttggtatctaacctgagataagagtctcctggactttcctgccttggctggcttcaaagtgccgTATCTTtggacctcatcctcctgagcagctaggattacaagcgcgAGGCATTAATGCCTGGCCGGGAACTGTTTTTAAAAagcctctttgtgtgtgtgtgtgtgtgtgtgtgtgtgtgtgtgtgtgtgccagtcctggtgtttgaactcggcctgggcattgtccccgagtttctttcactcaaggctagcactctaccacttggggcacagcgccacttccgggcttcatacaagctaggcaagcactctacctctaacccacattcccagcccattgctcTGTCCTTTCACATGCACGGAAATAACAACAGTTGTATCTGTCCCATCCCAAGAGAAACTTCACTGCTTACCATATGGAAAGCAAATGGTAACATCTGTGACAAGAATGAAGCCATCTAACCAGTGAACTCAGTAAGGTTAATGCTAAGAATTATTTAAAGGTGGGCTGTGAGTCATAAAAGGTCCtagttgggggaggagggaacgagggaggaggtaacagacagtacaagaaatgtacctaaggcctaacatatgaaactgtaacctctctgtacatcactttgacaataaataagaaaaaaaaataaaaggtcctAGCTTTCCAAAGAGCAAATGTGACAGTCATGGGGTATGAAATCGATGCAAAGGATACAATTCTACAAATGTTTGGTCAATGTTTATGCCACAAAATTACCCTAACTCCTGTGTCTTTGAAGGTCTAGGCTCTGGGAGAAGAATGCAGCAAttacttctccctctctccttcctttctgataGAATTCAGCCACCTACTCTAGCAATATGAAGATCTCATTTGTGGAACCTGCCATTCTCCTGAATGCATTTTCTATGATGCTGAACCTTCCCCTGACGTCACAATATGTGTACAGGAGAATCTGGGAAGAAACTGGCAACTACAGCTTTACATCCAATAACAATATTTCTGAGtgtgagaaaaacaaaagcagcccAATATTTGCCTTCCGGGAGGTAAGAAAATATCCTTAAAATGTAGTCTGTAGAATGTAAGTGGAGCCTGCACCTGTCATACATCGGCCTTTCAAGGATAACTATCAGGTTCCCAAATCAAAAGGCCTGTGTTGTCATCTCATTTGGAGGTTCCTGACACCTTAATTCTGTTTCTTCCTAGAACCCCCTTCTGTACAACACtagttcttctcctttctcttagaACAATCTCAGCACAgccagaccctggtggctcacacttgtaatcctagctactcaggaggctgagatctgaggatcccagtttgaagccagcccaggtaataaagtctgtgaaagtattattataggtttttttttttccagagctgaggaccgaactcagggccttgcgctagcctggcaggtgctcttctgctgagctaaatccccagtccTTGAAActattatttccagttaactagcagaAGTGTGGCCCAAATAGtaagagtaccaaccttgagtgataagccaagtaagagcacaaggccccaagttcaagcctcgggcactggcaaaaaaaaaaaaaaggaggaagaagaagaaactctTAGCATACTCATTTCCTCTGGGGTGGTCTCTCTTGgccctaaatttaaaaaaaaattaatattgaacTGAGTCTTGCTGGAAGGGTCTATGTGGTAGAACTATAGAGGAAACATTAGATCTACCTCTCTCCCATCCTTCTGTGGCATCTATGTGTCCCAGTTTTCAGAAAGTGGACTGTCACGGAACACTGGGCCAGTGTCTAGTGTCTGTCAGTGGACCGGAGTGAGATAGCACTTGTCACTCTTCATTTAGCGGTGACATCACACTGGCTTTAGCTCCCACCTGTTGAGCTAGATGTGTGGATAGGTGGAGTGAGAAGCACTCACTTTCTGTCCTAGGAAGTACAATTTCGTATTTATTTATGACAGGTGGCACTTCCCTATTCTCCTGGTGGTCGAAGCAGTGTTTCACAAAATTCTACACCTATTTGAATGCAAAGGTTCCATCCAGATTTAGGAACACTTTCCACttcaaaaaacaaaccacataatTCTTTTCCTTGGGGCTGCTTTGTGATGGGCAGAGAGCTGCACACCTTCCCAGTCGCAGTGAGCGTTTAAGAGAATTGAGTCACCTCATCTGCTTCAGAGAGGCTCTGTGAAGAGTGATGAGTCTAAGAGGGGAAAAGGGCAGGGGGCCCTAGAAGAAAGACCCAGCCTTTCCCAGGTATCAGGGGGAAGTTGGCTGGGGATAGAATCTGGCCTTACTTATTCCATGAAAGTTATGGTTTCTTGAAACTGATTAATTCTGGGCAGCTATGCAGACAGCAAAGTTTAGGCCTTTGAGCAAGAGCCAAGAGAAAGCCTAAGAGCCTCACCAATTAACCATTgggaaatcagaagtggcactgtggctcaaagtggcagagcactagccttgagcaaaaaacaaaaaccaacaacagaaaaaacgctcagggacagcgcctaggccctgagttcaagtcccatgactgaaaacaacaaaaaaaacctccacTTGCCCGTAACCCAGATCTGGTAATGatgatgagttcaaggccagcctgggaacaggacaaagttggaagccagaacctatctcaagaaaacaaaacaaaaagagtctcATTGGGGTAGGGGTATAGCTTAGTTATacaacttgcctagcatgttcaaggccaattgtttgattcccagcacagcACAAAAATATGGGGGCAGGGATGTTCATCGGACATCACTCTCAGGACTGAGGCTTCCACAGGCTCAGCACTTCAGTTTGTTTCTGTGCCCCCTTCACCTGTCTTCTTTTCTATCTCTTACAGGAAGttcaggaaaaaaatgtctcTTTTTAATCTGCAGATAGACATAAGTGGGCTAATTCCTGGTCTGGTGTCAACATTCATGCTTTTGTTGAGCAGTGACAGCTACGGAAGAAAACTGCCCATGGTTTTATCATCTATTGGTGCTCTGgccaccagcatttggctctctttgctttcctatttcaagccccattacacaagtgtgtgtgtgtgtgagtatgtttgAAAATATGGATTCCAGATGAAGAAGTAGTCTATGTACTGAGATGGGGTTAGATAGTAACAGAAAAGGAAGGCCCAGATGTGGGTGGAGTAGAAATGGGAAGAAGAACCAGAACATCTGGTTGAAAAGTAGATCTTATCTACTTGTTCAAGGTGTTCTTGGTGGCCATTTTGACAGGAGATATAGGTGTGCTCAGGAAGTCTCTTTTAGTCAAAATGAAATAGGTAAAACTGAGCACTGACTGTGAGGGCCTTGTGCCAGATGCtgtatgtttcctttagattGAACCCTTCCAGCAGCCTGTGAAGTAGGGTCTACCTCATTACCATTCTCAAATAGAGAAGCTATCAAGATTAATAATTTGGTGAGGTCCTATACAACTGGCAGATGACAGAGAACTAGCTATTTTGCAGGGCCTATTGTGGGCCCAGCATTGTTCTGAGAGCTGATGAACCAaggtgaagacaaaaaaaaaaaattaactgcccTGTGAAGAGTAGGTTGTAATGGAGACGAAaacatttgattttgtttgttttgggtgctggtattagggcttgaactcagggcctagagcctTCTCGACTTTATCGcttacagctagtgctctaccacttgagccatgcctccactttcaatgttttaCTGGTTtactggagagagagagtattagAATTGCCcacccaggctgtctttaaactgacatgttcagatctcagcctcctgagtagctaggactacagctgtGGCTCACTGGAGCACGCtcaatagttattttttttagttcatcAATTCTTAGGCTATTTGCCAGATGGTACATCAATAGACCTTAGTTTTCGAAATAAACTTAGTGCCTCTCATTATGAAAATGGCATATACTCTGgagtgggcatggtggctcacacctgtagtcccagcagcTTTGAGGCAGAGGTACGGGAATCACAGTCTAAGGtaagcctgggcaaaagttagcaTGAGACCTATCTGGAAAGCAaaacattaaaagcaaaagcattgAGAGTGtgagtcaagtagtagagcatcttcGTAGCAAcacaaggctccaagttcagTCCTCCATACTAAGAAAAGTAACACaattatttctctctgtgtctctgtctctctctctttctctctcgtgctggtattggggcttgaaattaagacctgggcactcactgtcccttagctttttgtttttgtttttgttttttttttggccagtcctgggccttggactcagggcctgagcactgtccctggcttcttcccgctcaaggctagcactctgccacttgagccacagcgccgcttctggccgttttctgtatatgtggtgctggggaatcgaacctagggcctcatgtatccgaggcaggcactcttgccactaggctatatccccagcccctgtcccttagctttttcattcaaggctagcattctaccacttgaatcacagcacttcttttggcttttttggtggttaattggagataagaatttcatagactttcctgtctgggctggctttgaacctcattctgcagagctcaacctcctgagtagctaggattatagatgtgagccactggtgcacaacatttttctttatatgaaTTCTAGTCCGCAGTGTACATGGTACTTAGCTGACTGCGGCTGATTTTTGTCACCACACTTTGTGGACAGGATAAAGTTTAAGCTGGATCAGAATCCCCATATACCACATACTCCATGGCCCTGATGGATGATAATACCAAGGAAAGTATAGACcatgatatttgtgtgtgtgtgtgtgtgtgtgtgagagagagagagagagagagagagagagagagagagaaagagagaaacagagagacagagagagagagtgtgtgtctagggcttgaactcagagactaagctctgtccttgagctcttgtgctcaaggctagcactctaccacttgaaccacagctccacttccatcttttttagtagcttattggagataagagtctcacaaactttcctgcctgggctggcttagaacggtgatcctcaaatttccacttcctcagtagcaaggattacagacatgagccatagaTGCCCAGCTAAGACCATGGTATTTCTATGCACATTGTATAAGCCTCTGTAAAACACTGGCTTCTTTTCTATCTCTTACAGGAAGTTCAGGAAAAGATGTCTCTTTTTAATCTGCAGATGGACCTAAGTGGGTTAATTCCTGGTCTGGTGTCAACATTCATGCTTTTGTCGAGCAGTGACAGCTACGGAAGAAAACTGCCCATGGTTTTATCATCTATTGGTGCTctggccaccagcatctggctctctttgctttcctATTTCACCTTCCCATACCAGCTTCTGATTGCATCTACCTTCATTGGTGCTCTTTGTGGCAACTATACCACATTTTGGGGAGCTTGTTTAGCTTATATAGTAGATCAGtgtaaagaacacaaacaaaaaacaatccgaATTGCTATTGTTGACTTTCTGCTTGGAATTGTTTCTGGACTCACGGGACTGGCGTCAGGTTATTTTATAAGAGAATTAGGTTTTGCGTGCTCATTTTTCATTTCTGCTGTCGTTCTTACTGTGAACTTgacctatattttatttttcctcagtgATCCAATGAAAGAATCTTTATCCCCAAATATTATTATGTCCTGTAGTGAAAGACTTAAAGACCTATTTTACCGAGCTtacctactttttaaaaatcgtCCAGGTAAACAACGGTCTTTGCTCTGTTTGTTAATCTTTATCACAGTCATTTACTTTTTTGTCATAATTGGAAGCTCCCCAATCTTTTTGCTTTATGAGCTGGCTTCCCCACTCTGCTGGGATGAAGTTCTTATAGGCTACGGGTCCGCTCTAGGTAGTGtctcttttttgagtagttttctaGGAATATGGGCCTTTTCTTATTGCATGGAAGACAGTCACATCGCTTTCATTGGAATCCTTACCACCATGGTAGGAATGGTTATGACTGCCTTTGCCAGATCCACGTTGCTCATGTTTTTAGGTGAGTTACAAATGTAGCCTTGGAGTTGTGTTGGTATGAGATGAATCCAGTGTGTTGAGAGAGAAAAACTTAACATAAAGCTCTCTACTTAACCCACCCTTGTTCGGTGAAAGTTGGAAAGCTAGTTTGCACAAACCAATAAGCTGCAAGCCATTTACTTGGCACAGGGGAGGgatcagaggggaggggagggttccATTCACCCAATAACCAACAACTCCCCAATTTGCATATTTGCCCAATCTGTTTTGGGGGACACTCCATGATTCAGTCCCTCAGTATAGCTTCTGTCAAAGTGAAtcgttcttttatttttattttttgctagtcctggcttgaattcagggcctgggcactgtccctgagcttcatttgctcaaggctagcactctaccacttgagccacagcgccacttctggctttttcggtttgtgtggtactgaggaattgaacccagggcttcatgcatgctgggcaagcactctaccactaagccacattcccagccctatgaacAGTTCTTAAATTGCTACTCATGAGATCCTTTTCCCTAAAACTATTTTAGGACATTTATACAAAATAGATCCaaaagactggggaaaaaattcAAGCTGTATAGAGTGgttgagcctgtaatcctagctatatgggaGGTGGATATTGGGGAGAGTGGGGGCTGCAGTTTAAGGTAAGACTCAGCAAGAAAgaagtttgtaagactccatctcccccCGTTTCTGGGTGCAGTGGCATGTGCCTGCCATGCTCAGCCATGTGGTTCCCACAAGCAGGAAGTTTGCAGCCCTAGCTGGCCCAGTGGGTTGAAAAAAGGCCCAACCTTGAAAACGCACTGGCCCTTTATGTTCTAATCTGTCCTAATTTGATTATTAATCCTGTCATTTCCTCGCACAGTGAGAGTGCCATTCCTGTTCACTTTTATGCCCCTCTCTGTGCTGCGATCGATGTTGTCAAAAGTGGTTCTTTCTACTGAACAAGGTGAGTTTAATTTATCTGAGGAACATAATGAATGTGCCAACTTCAATCTGATCTGGGTATGATCAATGTGTGGTACATGCCT carries:
- the Slc46a3 gene encoding solute carrier family 46 member 3 codes for the protein MKISFVEPAILLNAFSMMLNLPLTSQYVYRRIWEETGNYSFTSNNNISECEKNKSSPIFAFREEVQEKMSLFNLQMDLSGLIPGLVSTFMLLSSSDSYGRKLPMVLSSIGALATSIWLSLLSYFTFPYQLLIASTFIGALCGNYTTFWGACLAYIVDQCKEHKQKTIRIAIVDFLLGIVSGLTGLASGYFIRELGFACSFFISAVVLTVNLTYILFFLSDPMKESLSPNIIMSCSERLKDLFYRAYLLFKNRPGKQRSLLCLLIFITVIYFFVIIGSSPIFLLYELASPLCWDEVLIGYGSALGSVSFLSSFLGIWAFSYCMEDSHIAFIGILTTMVGMVMTAFARSTLLMFLVRVPFLFTFMPLSVLRSMLSKVVLSTEQGALFACIAVLETLSGVAAVSSYNGVYSVTVAWFPGFIFLLSAGLLLIPAISLCVIRCFGWEEKSYALLIQEEPSSHTSDG